TGTGCCAGTTGTAGAGGTGAAGAGGATCTCATTTGTGCTTGAACAGCAACAGGTATTGCAGTTACAGTTAAGGCGATCGCTCCAGCGAGCAGTGATAATGGTTTGAGTTTCATAGTTGATTTCGTGTAGTTTCCTGGTTGGATGTCACCATCATAAGAAATCCCCAATCACACTGACATGAGCATAAAGTCACGATTACACCCATGACTTTAGTCACGATTCATTACCGAAAATTGTCATTGGTAATTACATATAAATTACTCTATAGATAGAAAATAAATTTGGGTTGATGAAATTGAATATCAACCAAAATCTCTAGTATCCCCAAAAATAAACATCTCAAATTCCATGAGTCGTCCTATTCAATTTAACAATCATCCTTTTCGATTTTTGCTGTATTTGGAGTGGGTATTATTAGCGATCGCGGTTTTTACAGCTGCCCTATCATCTCCTTCCCCACGCTTTAATGCCAGGTTCCCAGAACTGACTATTTTTAGTCTGATTATTTTTGGGATCATGGGTTTAAGATTACCCACCAGTAACTATTTAAATAAATTAACCTATACAGCCTGCCAAATTTTATTGATTGTCACAACAGGATTTTTTGGGGGAAGAATTGCTAGGTTATTCCCCTTTCTCTATATAATTTTAGTAACTCGTAGTTGCCTAATTTTCAAATTGCCTGGACGGTTGTTAGTTACCAGTATATCATTTAGTTTATTTTTGCTCACACTCAGATATCGTTTATTTAAATCGCCGGCTCTTTCTCTTGTTTGCCACGATATTTTCGTTTCCAATAAACTGCTAAATTACAACGACCAAACCCTTTATTTTGTGTGAGATTGACATCAGGATAAAATCGGCGGTCACCGGGAGAAAGTGGAATCGTATGTAGCGGTTGAAAATCTTGCCTTTTTTTCCGAAAAGTAGTGTCCTTTTTTTGTCGAAAAACATACTTTAAACCTTGACGGTGCAACCAACTGGCTAATTCAATCCCATGAAATTCTCTATCCCCAATCACCACTAATTGATAATGTTTCAAGAGCCGGATTACCGTAAGTGACGACGACGGCTATTTTGTTGTATTGGTAAAGGTATAGTAGCAGCCAATCTTTCTATTTTTACTTGTTTCTGACTTTGTAGCAACCATACCAGCATTTTTAGAGTAATTAATTGTGTACGGCTGAGGTACTTGGATAGGATTGGTTGATAGAATGAGGGTAACATTTATTTCGGGTCTTGTTAATTTGACGAGACCATTCTTTTTTACCATCAAACTGTCCCTCTTAATTAGCTGTCTAATAACCACATAGTATTGTCAATAAGAACCGTTTTTTTTGAGAGGGTCTGTTACTTCAATCCCTCTGGGAGTAATACTTTTACCATTTTTGTCGCCCCCTCAACTAATTCTTATTAAGCCTCTTTCTTCTTAATTTAGTTTAGTTCTTATGTACTACTTTAGCGCTCTTTTCTTGATGTGTGACAGTTGAGGGTGCGGAATGTGGGTTAATATCTACTGCTTTGACATCTAACTTATTTGCCTAGACTCTGGCGAAATGCTTGATGTCCTGTAAAACGCGATCGCGTTTTACAGGACATCAAAGCCTGCTCAATTGCATCCTGTTGTTTATCTTTAGTCAAATACTGTGGTAATTGGATGTAAAAGCGGCTTTTGCAAGTAATCATTACCTGTTTTACATCGGCTGACTCTACCTGCAACATTAAGCGGCGGACTCGATACATCACCTTAACCAAAACCTTAAATCTTCCACATTCGAGAAATCTAACAACGCCTCACTCAAATCTTCTAACTGCGCCAGCTTTAATTCCCGCACTTGCGCCTCAATTCCCGGTTCAACTTTTCCCAACTTCCGCTTAAGCAAACGAATCACAATAGAAACTTCTCCCTCTCGTTTCCCCCGCTCAATTCCCTGCTCAATCCCTTGCTCAATCCCCTGCTCAATTCCTTGTTCAATCCCTTTTTGCATCCAACTGGTGACAATCTGCATAACTTCCTCCCGTGCTTCTGGTTCAATCCTACCAAGTTCTTCTTGAAAAGATTGCTCCTCCGATGCTGTAAGATTTAAATAGGTATCCACAAAACCCGAAATTAACTGCATTTTCGCAGGGTCTAACCGCAGTGTCACCAATAACCGCAGACACTCGGACTTAACTTTGGGACGGTCTGCTGGTGCAATCTGCATTTTTGCCATCAGCGCACTAGCGACTGGGTTTGCTTGTCCCAGATAGTCGCGCCAATTGAATTGATTTAGTTGAATAACCCGATAATTAAATTTTAACACCTCAAATTGGGGAAATTCTACTTTAAATTGAGTTGCAGCAGCTTGCTTTGGTTGGTCATAAGAAAACACCACAATCGGATAAATTGGCAAATCGTACTTTTCATATAAACGCGCAAAATAGCGAAACATTCGTTTACCAAAATTTGCTTGTGCTGTGGCTTGGTTCTCTACATGAATCAAAAAATAAGATGGTTGACCACGGAACTGTACTTGGACAAGTAAATCCGCTTCATAATGTTCTCCGGCTGTTACGTCTGTAAATACTTCCTTATCCAAAAACACTAAAGTATTTGGTTCTATATAAGAGATTACATCCGGTACAAATAACTCAATAAACTCCATAAAAAAAGTTGAAATGAGTTCTTTAAATAAACGGTCATGATCAATCATGGCTCATATCCCAACTCTTGCAAAAATCCTAACATCTTCACCTCAGCTTTATCCCGTTTTTCTATTAGCCTACGCTATTTATCTAATTTACCAACGGGAAAGAAATCACGGTAGATATTGCATGGCGTTGGGAATGGGAACGAGTGTTAGAATATGCCAGCAGTCAGGCTGATCAAGCTACTCCTCCCGATTAACCAGCACCCCATCCACACACGCAATTCCCCACTGTAAAAACTTCGCCAAAAGCTTCTTGATCACGATTTGCAAAGCAGGATCATCATTCCAGCACTCGTAAAGAAACTCAAAATCAGGTTTTTCCCCAAGTATCTCTGCCATCTTTAATTTGTCCATCCGTTTTGGTCGTGCTTTTAATCGGGTTACGATGCCTTCACTCGACCATTTTTCATTATTGTGGTCAGGTGCGGCGGAAAGAGTGTGCTGATGATGAGTTGTGTTCTCATCGCCCGGAACCTTGTTTTCACCTATCAACGTAGTTTGTTCATTTTGGGCAACGGGCGCGGCGGAATAAGTGCCTTCTCTACGAGACGCTGCGCGAACATGACAATCTTTCGGCTCAACATCACAATTTTGGTTTTCTCCCTCCAAAAAAGCAGATTCGCCCTGTACAGCATCCACAAGCGCCAGCGATGTGCAGTCCGTTACCGTAGGTAACTCTTCTTGTTTTTCTTCCACGCCCTCAACAATCTGAGGCGATGCACCCCCCAAGGGTGCAATCGCCGTCTCCTCCACTATGATTGCGAGGTTGGATATTCATATTTATTTGTCTAAAAAATTACTGGCAAGGGTAAAACTAGTTAGCCTTGCCAGAGTCGCAATTTATCTCTGGAATATTTGTCGGTTTTCTGAAATTTTTCTTTCGAGTGTTCCCAAGCGACGACAACTTCCTCGCCCAAGTCCTCAATTACTTTCCCTCTAGCTACATAAAACCTATCGTAGGGGTCAGCGTGAGCAACGATAGAACCAAGTCCAATCACGGGAGGTT
The window above is part of the Nodularia spumigena CCY9414 genome. Proteins encoded here:
- a CDS encoding transposase, yielding MKHYQLVVIGDREFHGIELASWLHRQGLKYVFRQKKDTTFRKKRQDFQPLHTIPLSPGDRRFYPDVNLTQNKGFGRCNLAVYWKRKYRGKQEKEPAI
- a CDS encoding DUF4351 domain-containing protein gives rise to the protein MIDHDRLFKELISTFFMEFIELFVPDVISYIEPNTLVFLDKEVFTDVTAGEHYEADLLVQVQFRGQPSYFLIHVENQATAQANFGKRMFRYFARLYEKYDLPIYPIVVFSYDQPKQAAATQFKVEFPQFEVLKFNYRVIQLNQFNWRDYLGQANPVASALMAKMQIAPADRPKVKSECLRLLVTLRLDPAKMQLISGFVDTYLNLTASEEQSFQEELGRIEPEAREEVMQIVTSWMQKGIEQGIEQGIEQGIEQGIERGKREGEVSIVIRLLKRKLGKVEPGIEAQVRELKLAQLEDLSEALLDFSNVEDLRFWLR